A single Brassica rapa cultivar Chiifu-401-42 chromosome A04, CAAS_Brap_v3.01, whole genome shotgun sequence DNA region contains:
- the LOC103865951 gene encoding MATH domain and coiled-coil domain-containing protein At2g42480 has translation MWNQKPSFRFEIDNYSEKPSIQIQSKTFVAGGCEWYLNAFPKGGYLAVHDHFSLFLQVANRTMLPTGWKRKVSFYFTLLNQSDKELFRSNIVRCQVLDVKGPSWGFEKLCPLSKLQENGVLEKDRLIIEVYINLIEAVDGESGDVSGKEETMDINGFKVLASQVTLVRKIFAEHPDTAVGLKSKNQVLKTAYMNVLIGLINTLNKPSHNHSETELTKAGSELSELEEVGFKLDWLKSKLEEVSLERKKEDVYGNKVIQLEERVKNLEQMENKMKRKIVECFLERKKAKDDGSRVQTLEERVNYLEAVDSSSRLDCLTLKSKSGGVSLEKMKKVDDADASRVQQLEENLKNLEEIVSDLKVKLDEGKEKTSCDGFLLVGDDEVA, from the exons ATGTGGAATCAAAAGCCGAGCTTCAGGTTTGAGATAGATAACTACTCGGAAAAGCCGAGCATACAAATACAATCTAAGACATTCGTGGCTGGCGGATGCGAATG GTATCTTAACGCTTTTCCCAAGGGAGGTTATCTTGCTGTTCATGATCACTTTTCTTTGTTCCTGCAAGTTGCAAATCGAACCATGCTACCAACTGGGTGGAAAAGGAAAGTTAGTTTTTACTTCACTCTGTTGAATCAATCCGACAAAGAGCTCTTCAGATCTAACA TTGTACGATGCCAAGTGCTTGATGTTAAGGGTCCATCCTGGGGCTTCGAAAAGCTATGTCCTCTTAGCAAGCTTCAAGAGAACGGTGTCTTGGAGAAAGACAGACTAATCATTGAGGTCTACATTAATTTGATTGAAGCTGTTGACGGAGAAAGCGGAGATGTATCAGGGAAGGAGGAGACTATGGATATCAACGGTTTTAAGGTTCTTGCTTCTCAGGTAACTCTAGTGAGGAAGATATTCGCAGAGCACCCGGACACTGCAGTAGgtttgaaatcaaagaaccAAGTGCTGAAGACAGCATACATGAATGTCCTCATTGGTCTCATCAATACACTAAACAAGCCTTCACACAACCACTCAGAGACTGAGCTAACCAAGGCTGGCAGCGAGTTGAGTGAGCTGGAAGAAGTGGGTTTCAAGCTTGACTGGCTCAAGTCAAAGCTTGAGGAGGTTAGCTTGGAGAGGAAGAAAGAAGATGTCTATGGTAATAAGGTCATACAGCTTGAGGAACGTGTGAAGAATCTTGAGCAGATGGAAAACAAGATGAAGAGAAAGATTGTTGAGTGTTTCTTGGAGAGGAAGAAAGCAAAAGATGATGGGTCTCGGGTCCAAACACTCGAGGAACGGGTCAACTACCTTGAGGCGGTGGACTCCAGCTCCAGGCTGGATTGTCTGACTCTGAAGTCGAAATCTGGGGGTGTTTccttggagaagatgaagaaggtaGATGATGCTGATGCGTCTAGGGTCCAACAACTGGAGGAAAACCTCAAGAATCTTGAGGAGATTGTGTCTGATCTCAAAGTGAAACTGGACGAGGGCAAGGAAAAAACCTCTTGTGATGGATTTTTGCTGGTGGGCGACGACGAGGTAGCTTGA
- the LOC103865950 gene encoding MATH domain and coiled-coil domain-containing protein At2g42460 → MEKLSEKAFSWEIDNFSERNGVIRSDPFTSGGCEWLLCVHPKGKLVDDHLSLFLHAVNPVSLLPGWRRRASYHFVLLNQSGKVLSRTVEELRFFCAEAEGRGSHRMLPLTKLQEEGFLEDNKLTIEVYIKVVKVVAEGNLTGNEMVDFRGFHVLNRQAVSVSNIFVLHPDVAVDIRSGIKEVKTAYMNILLGLVETLDKAPQSLSETELTNAESELSELEEAGFKLDWLKPKLEEFSLKRKQATSSPRVSPFECIDFLVKRFFLSCFSEH, encoded by the exons ATGGAGAAGTTATCTGAGAAGGCTTTCAGTTGGGAGATAGACAACTTTTCCGAAAGGAACGGTGTGATACGGTCGGATCCTTTCACAAGCGGCGGCTGCGAATG GCTTCTTTGTGTTCACCCAAAGGGAAAGTTGGTGGATGATCACTTGTCCCTCTTCCTGCACGCTGTGAATCCTGTATCATTGCTACCTGGATGGAGAAGACGAGCTAGTTATCACTTTGTTTTGTTGAATCAATCTGGCAAAGTTCTAAGTAGAACAGTTG AAGAACTTAGATTCTTCTGCGCTGAGGCCGAAGGCCGGGGTAGTCACAGAATGTTGCCTCTCACCAAGCTTCAGGAAGAAGGGTTTCTAGAGGACAACAAACTAACCATTGAAGTCTACATTAAAGTAGTTAAAGTTGTCGCTGAAGGAAATTTAACTGGGAATGAGATGGTTGATTTTCGTGGTTTCCATGTTCTTAATAGACAG GCTGTTTCAGTTAGCAATATTTTCGTACTGCATCCAGACGTTGCAGTAGATATCAGATCAGGTATCAAAGAGGTGAAGACGGCATACATGAATATTCTCCTCGGCCTCGTCGAGACACTAGACAAGGCTCCTCAGAGCTTGTCTGAGACTGAGCTAACAAACGCTGAAAGCGAGTTAAGCGAGCTAGAAGAGGCTGGCTTTAAGCTAGATTGGTTGAAACCAAAGCTTGAGGAGTTTTCCTTGAAGAGGAAGCAAGCAACTTCTTCTCCTAGAGTTTCTCCGTTTGAATGCATTGATTTTTTGGTAAAGAGATTCTTTTTGTCTTGCTTCTCGGAACACTAA
- the LOC117133440 gene encoding MATH domain and coiled-coil domain-containing protein At2g42465: MKRELLKVMANHTDEMTYSFEIDNFSQRNTIFTTPIFSTRSCNWFVYVYPMGDTISKNMSLWLKVPDPLLRPLGWSRQTSFRFVVVNPSDVNSSRSFKSIDSIFYKGQPSWGFITDLSLSKLQEGKFLVNDKLKIEVYIGGIAVHGGLDPHVLPEKKKETVCVNGFQVLDSQVKSAKWIFETYPETALYIQPQDPQLKTAYMNILLRILEKLYNSPLEKLTESELSNVSKGLLDLTQAGFKLEWLREKLEKVSVERKKLSGYEAQAKELEKQLKSLELMMCNLKAEIKLKAES; the protein is encoded by the exons ATGAAGAGAGAGCTTCTGAAAGTCATGGCGAACCACACTGATGAGATGACTTACTCTTTCGAGATAGACAACTTTTCCCAAAGGAATACTATATTTACGACTCCTATATTCTCAACCCGATCCTGCAACTG gTTTGTTTACGTATATCCCATGGGAGATACAATTAGTAAAAATATGTCTCTGTGGCTAAAAGTTCCAGATCCTCTCTTACGGCCATTGGGTTGGTCGAGACAGACATCGTTTCGCTTCGTCGTTGTCAACCCATCCGACGTTAACAGTTCCCGAAGTTTCA AATCTATCGACTCCATCTTTTACAAGGGACAGCCAAGCTGGGGTTTTATAACGGACTTGAGTCTTTCCAAACTTCAAGAGGGAAAATTTCTTGTGAACGACAAACTCAAAATTGAAGTCTACATAGGTGGTATCGCTGTTCATGGAGGACTAGATCCACATGTGTTACCCGAAAAGAAGAAGGAGACCGTGTGTGTCAATGGCTTCCAAGTTCTTGATTCACAAGTAAAGTCAGCAAAGTGGATTTTTGAGACTTACCCGGAAACAGCATTGTATATTCAACCACAAGATCCACAGCTTAAGACAGCATACATGAACATTCTCCTCAGAATCTTGGAAAAACTATATAACAGTCCTCTTGAGAAGCTCACGGAAAGTGAGCTAAGTAACGTTTCCAAGGGTCTGCTTGATCTGACACAAGCTGGTTTTAAGCTGGAATGGTTGAGGGAAAAGCTTGAGAAGGTTTCCGTCGAGAGGAAGAAACTATCTGGTTATGAAGCTCAGGCTAAGGAACTTGAGAAACAGTTGAAGAGTCTTGAGCTGATGATGTGTAATCTCAAAGCTGAGATCAAGTTGAAAGCCGAGAGCtaa
- the LOC103865952 gene encoding LOW QUALITY PROTEIN: copper methylamine oxidase (The sequence of the model RefSeq protein was modified relative to this genomic sequence to represent the inferred CDS: inserted 1 base in 1 codon), whose protein sequence is MASASKTASVCAHGGGGFAPSPKLVSAVANTRSVGSSESDDRRDSKVAVDSVVRPVDSMPDTAKKPANKGISVMPMPRTETKHPLDPLSAAEISVAVATVRAAGANPEVRDSMRFIEVASVEPEKNVVALADAYFFPPFQPSLLPRTKAGPVIPMRLPPRRAKLVVYNKKSNETSVWIVELSEVHAVTRGGHHRGRVVSSEVIPDVQPPMDAAEYAECEAIVKDFPPFIEAMKRRGIDDMDLVMVDPWCVGYHSEADAPSRRLAKPLIYCRTDSDSPMENGYARPVEGIYVLVDMQNMVVIEFEDRKFVPLPPPDPLRNYTPGESRGGVDRSDVKPLQIIQPEGPSFRVRGYFVEWQKWNFRIGFTPREGLVIHSVAYVDGSRGRRPVAHRLSFVEMVVPYGDPNEPHYRKNAFDAGEDGLGKNAHSLKKGCDCLGTIKYFDAHFTNFTGGVETIENCVCLHEEDHGILWKHQDWRTGLAEVRRSRRLTVSFLCTVANYEYGFYWHFYQDGKIEAEVKLTGILSLGALQPGETRKYGTTIAPGLYAPVHQHFFIARMDMSVDCKPGEAFNQVVEVNVRVDEXGENNIHNNAFYAEEKLLRSEAEAMRDCDPFSARHWIVRNTRTVNRTGQLTGYKLVPGSNCLPLARPEAKFLRRAAFLKHNLWVTRYDPEEKFPGGEFPNQNPRSGEGLATWVKQNRSLEESDVVLWYVFGIIHVPRLEDWPVMPVEHIGFTLMPHGFFNCSPAVDVPPNPACELETKDSEVKEVVAAPKPGLLSKL, encoded by the exons ATGGCCTCAGCTTCGAAAACGGCGTCGGTTTGTGCTCACGGCGGAGGAGGCTTTGCTCCGTCTCCGAAGCTCGTCTCCGCCGTGGCCAATACAAGGTCCGTCGGAAGCTCCGAGAGTGACGATCGGCGAGATTCTAAGGTTGCTGTGGATTCCGTAGTCCGCCCCGTCGATTCGATGCCTGATACGGCCAAGAAACCTGCTAACAAAG GAATCTCTGTGATGCCAATGCCAAGGACGGAAACAAAGCACCCTTTGGATCCTCTCTCCGCTGCAGAAATATCTGTTGCTGTGGCCACTGTTCGCGCGGCTGGTGCTAACCCTGAG GTTAGAGATAGCATGCGTTTTATTGAGGTGGCGTCTGTGGAACCGGAGAAGAATGTTGTGGCGTTGGCAGATGCGTATTTTTTCCCTCCGTTCCAGCCATCACTACTTCCAAGAACTAAAGCTGGACCTGTGATACCTATGAGGCTTCCTCCAAGGCGAGCAAAACTTGTTGTGTACAACAAGAAGTCTAATGAGACGAGTGTGTGGATTGTTGAGTTGTCCGAGGTTCATGCTGTGACTAGAGGTGGACATCACAGGGGAAGAGTTGTTTCCTCGGAAGTGATACCTGATGTTCAGCCGCCCATG GATGCCGCTGAGTATGCTGAATGTGAAGCGATTGTCAAAGACTTCCCCCCATTCATCGAGGCAATGAAGAGGAGAGGTATTGATGACATGGATCTAGTGATGGTTGATCCCTG GTGTGTTGGCTATCATAGCGAAGCTGACGCTCCAAGTCGTAGGCTTGCGAAGCCCCTTATATACTGTCGTACTGATAGTGATTCCCCTATGGAAAATGGCTATGCTCGTCCAGTTGAGGGCATTTATGTACTTGTAGACATGCAGAACATGGTGGTGATCGAGTTTGAAGACCGTAAGTTTGTGCCACTTCCCCCACCTGACCCTTTGAGGAATTACACACCAGGTGAGAGTAGAGGAGGTGTTGATAGAAGTGATGTTAAGCCTCTCCAGATTATTCAGCCTGAAGGTCCAAGCTTCCGCGTAAGGGGTTACTTTGTCGAGTGGCAGAAG TGGAACTTTCGTATTGGGTTCACTCCAAGGGAAGGTTTAGTCATACATTCGGTAGCATATGTTGATGGCAGTCGAGGTCGAAGGCCTGTTGCACACAGGCTAAGTTTTGTGGAGATGGTTGTGCCTTATGGTGATCCGAATGAGCCACATTACAGGAAAAATGCTTTTGATGCAGGGGAGGATGGTCTTGGAAAAAACGCACATTCGCTTAAGAAG GGGTGCGACTGTCTCGGAACTATTAAGTACTTCGATGCTCATTTCACAAATTTCACTGGAGGGGTTGAAACAATTGAGAACTGTGTATGCTTGCATGAAGAGGACCATGGGATCTTGTGGAAACATCAGGACTGGAGAACAGGATTAGCTGAAGTGCGAAGATCTAGGAGGCTAACTGTCTCCTTTTTATGCACTGTTGCTAACTACGAGTATGGATTTTACTGGCACTTCTACCAG GATGGGAAAATCGAAGCTGAAGTAAAACTTACTGGTATCCTCAGTTTAGGAGCGCTACAGCCAGGAGAAACTCGAAAGTACGGTACTACTATTGCTCCTGGGTTGTACGCACCAGTTCATCAACATTTCTTTATCGCTCGTATGGATATGTCTGTTGACTGTAAACCTGGTGAAGCTTTCAATCAG GTAGTTGAGGTAAATGTCAGAGTTGACG CAGGTGAGAACAATATCCACAACAATGCGTTTTATGCGGAAGAGAAGTTACTTAGATCCGAGGCAGAGGCGATGCGTGACTGTGACCCTTTTAGTGCTCGCCACTGGATT GTAAGGAACACAAGGACAGTGAACAGGACGGGGCAATTAACGGGATACAAACTTGTTCCGGGCTCAAACTGTTTGCCATTAGCTCGACCCGAGGCCAAGTTTCTAAGAAGAGCAGCGTTCCTGAAGCATAATCTTTGGGTTACCCGTTATGACCCTGAAGAGAAGTTTCCAGGAGGAGAGTTTCCAAACCAAAACCCACGTTCTGGTGAAGGTCTTGCCACGTGGGTGAAACAGAACCGTTCCTTGGAAGAGTCTGACGTCGTTCTTTG GTATGTGTTTGGGATCATACATGTTCCTAGACTTGAAGATTGGCCGGTTATGCCAGTTGAACATATTGGTTTCACACTAATG CCACATGGATTTTTCAACTGCTCACCAGCCGTGGATGTTCCACCGAATCCAGCATGCGAATTGGAGACCAAGGACAGTGAGGTCAAAGAGGTAGTAGCAGCACCCAAGCCTGGTTTACTTTCAAAGCTTTGA
- the LOC103865947 gene encoding LOB domain-containing protein 17, whose product MTGSGSPCGACKFLRRKCIYGCVFAPYFCHDQGASHFAAIHQVFGASNASKLLSQLPMQDRCEAAITLYYEAQARLQDPIYGCVAHIFSLQQQVVNLQAQLEILKQQATQSMMTTDTPSLENPNYYRDTKLQQLQQSLDLHRHHNRHHQDRSFDTESDSDLRNIMTSYSELDQHLNTFNQYHNGGNDVLSASFGYISYS is encoded by the exons ATGACTGGCTCTGGCTCTCCATGTGGAGCTTGCAAGTTCTTAAGAAGGAAATGTATATATGGATGTGTGTTTGCTCCATACTTTTGCCATGATCAAGGAGCATCTCATTTTGCAGCCATTCACCAAGTATTTGGAGCCAGCAATGCTTCCAAATTGCTCTCTCAACTTCCTATGCAAGATCGGTGTGAAGCTGCCATTACACTCTATTATGAAGCTCAAGCTCGCCTCCAAGACCCCATCTATGGTTGCGTTGCTCATATATTTTCCCTCCAACAACAA GTTGTGAATTTGCAAGCACAGCTTGAGATTCTAAAGCAACAGGCAACACAAAGCATGATGACTACTGATACTCCATCCTTAGAAAACCCTAATTACTATCGAGACACTAAGCTTCAACAACTTCAACAATCTCTAGATCTCCATCGTCATCATAATAGACATCATCAAGATAGAAGTTTTGATACAGAGTCCGACTCCGATCTGAGAAATATCATGACGTCTTACTCTGAATTAGATCAACACTTGAACACCTTTAATCAGTATCATAATGGCGGCAATGATGTTCTATCCGCGAGTTTCGGGTACATCTCGTATTCGTGA
- the LOC103865948 gene encoding MATH domain and coiled-coil domain-containing protein At2g42465, whose product MRTPSYTMEINNFSQRNAPIRSNLFRSYSCNWYVTVYPKGNGINTHMSMYLDVANSLALYQGWGRRAKFRFVIVNQSNVARSKRLATSHTFNKTWPNLGFKKALRLTKLQEEMFLVNDKLKVEVYVYVYDIMGILDTHVLPEKDTTVCVNGFQVLDSQVKSANIIFETYPETALYIYPQDPQLKTAYMNILLRIYETLYNNPLEKLTESELSKVSKDLLDLTQAGFKLEWLREKLEKVSVERKKLAGYEAQALELGKQLKNLELMMCNLKAEIKLKAES is encoded by the exons ATGAGAACACCAAGTTATACTATGGAGATAAACAACTTCTCCCAAAGGAATGCTCCAATACGGTCGAATCTGTTCAGAAGCTACTCCTGCAACTG gtaTGTTACCGTATATCCCAAGGGAAACGGTATTAATACACACATGTCTATGTATCTAGATGTTGCAAATTCTCTCGCGCTGTATCAAGGATGGGGGAGACGTGCCAAGTTTCGCTTTGTTATCGTGAACCAATCCAATGTCGCCAGGTCCAAACGTCTAG CAACTTCTCACACCTTCAACAAGACTTGGCCAAACCTGGGTTTCAAAAAGGCCTTGCGTCTTACCAAACTTCAAGAGGAAATGTTTCTTGTGAACGACAAACTTAAAGTTGAAGTCTACGTTTATGTATATGATATTATGGGTATACTAGATACACATGTGTTACCTGAAAAGGACACGACCGTGTGTGTCAATGGATTCCAAGTTCTTGATTCTCAAGTCAAGTCagcaaatattatttttgaaacttatCCGGAAACAGCATTGTATATTTATCCACAAGATCCACAGCTTAAGACAGCATACATGAACATTCTCCTCAGAATCTACGAGACACTTTACAACAATCCTCTTGAGAAGCTCACGGAAAGTGAGCTAAGTAAAGTTTCCAAGGATTTGCTTGATCTGACACAAGCTGGTTTTAAGCTGGAATGGTTGAGGGAAAAGCTTGAGAAGGTTTCCGTGGAGAGGAAGAAACTCGCTGGTTATGAAGCTCAGGCTCTAGAACTTGGAAAACAGTTGAAGAATCTTGAGCTGATGATGTGTAATCTCAAAGCTGAGATCAAGTTGAAAGCGGAGAgctaa